One stretch of Streptomyces sp. NBC_01363 DNA includes these proteins:
- a CDS encoding DUF3533 domain-containing protein: MTFADEVKNAVTPRAALLVIGVLGLQLLFIASYVGALHRPKPTDVPFGVVAPRQISAQLLTELKNLPGGPLDPRAVTDAATAREQILDRRIDGALVVSPQGTTDTVLVASGGGTSLATTLTKIITEVDRTQQRTVRSVDLAPASNQDFNGISSFYLVVGWCVGGYLCASILAISAGSKPANRQRAVIRTGVMALYSILGGIGGAIIIGPILGALPGSFWGLSGLGALTVFAVGMITLALQALTGIVGIGLAVLIVVIAGNPSAGGAYPLPMIPDFWRAIGPALPPGAGTWVARSIAYFKGNAVTGPLLVLSAWAVVGTAVTLLVAMRRTPEELTGERPPFGSNPA; the protein is encoded by the coding sequence ATGACTTTCGCTGACGAGGTGAAGAACGCCGTCACTCCACGGGCCGCACTGCTCGTCATCGGTGTGCTCGGACTGCAGCTGCTGTTCATCGCGTCCTACGTCGGGGCGTTGCACAGACCGAAGCCGACGGACGTACCCTTCGGCGTCGTCGCGCCCCGGCAGATTTCCGCACAGCTCCTCACCGAGCTGAAGAATCTCCCCGGCGGCCCGCTGGACCCCCGCGCGGTCACCGACGCGGCCACCGCCCGCGAGCAGATCCTCGATCGCAGGATCGACGGCGCCCTGGTCGTCAGCCCCCAGGGCACGACCGACACCGTGCTGGTCGCCTCCGGCGGCGGCACCTCGCTGGCCACCACCCTGACGAAGATCATCACGGAGGTCGACCGGACCCAGCAGCGCACCGTACGGTCCGTGGACCTGGCCCCGGCCTCCAACCAGGACTTCAACGGGATCTCGTCGTTCTACCTGGTCGTGGGCTGGTGCGTCGGCGGCTACCTCTGCGCCTCGATCCTGGCGATCAGCGCGGGCTCCAAGCCCGCCAACCGTCAGCGCGCGGTGATCCGGACCGGCGTCATGGCGCTGTACTCGATCCTGGGCGGAATCGGCGGCGCGATCATCATCGGCCCGATTCTCGGTGCCCTGCCCGGAAGCTTCTGGGGCCTGTCGGGCCTGGGCGCACTGACCGTCTTCGCGGTCGGCATGATCACCCTCGCCCTCCAGGCCCTCACCGGCATCGTCGGCATCGGCCTGGCCGTCCTGATCGTGGTGATCGCGGGCAACCCCAGTGCCGGCGGCGCCTACCCGCTGCCGATGATCCCGGACTTCTGGCGGGCCATCGGTCCCGCGCTGCCGCCCGGGGCGGGTACCTGGGTCGCGCGCTCGATCGCCTACTTCAAGGGCAACGCGGTCACCGGCCCCCTGCTGGTGCTGTCCGCGTGGGCGGTGGTGGGCACGGCCGTCACACTCCTGGTCGCCATGCGCCGCACACCGGAGGAACTCACCGGCGAGCGGCCACCGTTCGGCTCGAATCCCGCCTGA
- a CDS encoding alpha/beta fold hydrolase codes for MRSRVRADDGRHLVVERLGDPRGRPVFLLHGMPGSRLGPAPRGMVLYQRKTQLITYDRPGYGESDRLPGRCVADAVQDVRAIADHLGLDRFAVVGRSGGAPHALACAALMPERVTRTAALVGLAPWGADGLDWFDGMAASNVLAYSTAAADPDGLAESFISRSAVIRKNPVRLIDDLRQELTESDRLVVNDAGVRTMLLRNYREGLRTSAWGWIDDALAFSNPWGFDPADITGPVMLWHGEKDVFSPVGHSRWLAERIPNSTVVVEPAAAHFDALHALPRILNWLLDPPAR; via the coding sequence GTGCGTAGTCGGGTGCGCGCGGACGACGGGCGGCATCTGGTGGTGGAGCGTCTCGGGGATCCCCGTGGCAGACCGGTCTTCCTGCTGCACGGGATGCCCGGCAGCAGGCTCGGTCCGGCTCCGCGCGGCATGGTCCTCTACCAGCGCAAGACCCAGCTGATCACCTACGACCGGCCGGGCTACGGCGAATCCGACCGGCTGCCGGGCCGCTGCGTCGCCGATGCCGTCCAGGACGTACGGGCCATAGCGGACCACCTCGGTCTCGATCGGTTCGCCGTGGTGGGCCGGTCCGGTGGCGCCCCGCACGCCCTGGCCTGCGCGGCGCTGATGCCCGAGCGGGTGACCCGTACCGCCGCGCTGGTCGGGCTGGCCCCGTGGGGGGCCGACGGTCTCGACTGGTTCGACGGGATGGCCGCCTCCAACGTGCTGGCGTACTCCACCGCGGCGGCCGATCCGGACGGGCTCGCGGAGTCGTTCATCTCACGGTCCGCGGTGATCAGGAAGAACCCGGTCCGGCTCATCGACGATCTGCGCCAGGAACTGACCGAATCCGACCGGCTGGTGGTCAACGACGCCGGGGTCCGCACCATGCTGCTGCGCAACTACCGTGAGGGGCTGCGCACTTCCGCCTGGGGCTGGATCGACGACGCGCTCGCGTTCAGCAATCCGTGGGGGTTCGACCCCGCGGACATCACGGGTCCGGTGATGCTGTGGCACGGCGAGAAGGACGTGTTCTCGCCGGTGGGCCACTCCCGCTGGCTGGCCGAACGCATCCCGAACTCCACCGTCGTGGTGGAACCGGCGGCAGCGCACTTCGACGCCCTCCACGCGCTGCCCAGGATCCTGAACTGGCTGCTGGACCCGCCCGCCCGCTGA
- a CDS encoding LysR family transcriptional regulator: MDLDPRRLLVLSAIARSGGLAPAARVLGHTRSAVSQQLASLEREVGLPLVDRSGPRLELTAAGRMLAATGDRIGQELAAAAQQLGSVNQQGVQGPVAIGATSWVLARIAVRALRLLARSHPRVEPRFVEAGLQDGLRQLRMGELDVLVVTDDRDTALPLPPSVRAQVLSEDYYRVVVPATWDVPTGAAGLSGRPWISAPAHSARGRAFARFASVHGVVPSVEHLADHMIAVQTLLAGQLGAAVLPAHFAAQLEQVTVTTLPVTGSQITRTLYRTGHDGTAAAARVVADALQQAARDHAEAATVAGHTRGDIIVRTLHDPTEVPPPTPSRRTPGRP, translated from the coding sequence ATGGACCTCGACCCCAGGCGCCTGCTGGTCCTGAGCGCGATCGCGCGGAGCGGCGGCCTCGCTCCGGCGGCACGCGTGCTCGGCCATACGCGGTCGGCGGTTTCGCAGCAACTGGCGAGCCTGGAACGAGAGGTGGGCCTGCCACTGGTCGACCGTTCGGGCCCACGGCTGGAACTCACCGCGGCCGGCCGGATGCTCGCCGCCACCGGGGACCGCATCGGTCAGGAGCTCGCCGCCGCGGCACAGCAGTTGGGCTCCGTGAACCAGCAGGGCGTCCAGGGGCCGGTGGCGATCGGGGCCACGTCGTGGGTGCTTGCCCGGATCGCGGTCCGGGCGCTGCGGCTGCTGGCCAGGTCGCATCCGCGGGTCGAACCGAGGTTCGTGGAGGCCGGGCTGCAGGACGGCCTGCGGCAGCTGCGGATGGGCGAGCTGGACGTCCTGGTCGTCACCGACGACCGGGACACCGCGCTGCCGCTGCCGCCCTCGGTGCGGGCGCAGGTGCTGAGCGAGGACTACTACCGCGTGGTCGTCCCGGCCACCTGGGACGTGCCGACCGGCGCTGCCGGACTCTCCGGCCGTCCGTGGATCAGCGCCCCCGCGCACTCCGCTCGTGGCCGTGCCTTCGCCCGGTTCGCGAGCGTCCACGGGGTCGTGCCGTCGGTCGAGCACCTGGCCGACCACATGATCGCCGTCCAGACGCTGCTGGCCGGGCAGCTCGGGGCCGCGGTCCTGCCGGCGCATTTCGCGGCCCAGTTGGAGCAGGTGACGGTGACGACGCTGCCCGTCACCGGCAGCCAGATCACACGGACGCTCTACCGCACCGGCCACGACGGCACCGCCGCGGCCGCCCGGGTGGTGGCCGACGCCTTGCAGCAGGCGGCCCGTGACCACGCCGAGGCGGCGACCGTCGCCGGACACACGAGGGGCGACATCATCGTCCGTACGCTGCACGATCCCACCGAGGTGCCTCCGCCCACGCCCTCTCGTCGCACGCCGGGCAGGCCGTAG
- a CDS encoding VWA-like domain-containing protein has translation MVPDTAMAPDAPGTLDLDKLFAARLQAVRARPYLATALFALGVVESRRVPTMAVDRHWRCYVSPGFVDRTPVEELAGVWVHEVSHLLRDHHGRSDRVARERGLTGPAERLRMNIAADCEINDDVFGEGLARPEGVVDPAFLGLPEGRLMEDYLRRFRLGPHTQDLAWLDCGSGADGLEREWDLGPDGAHGLSEQERDAVRFRVAQGITGRPGNASKGWKRWAEKAFHPPQPWRELLGAAVRSATSGSGAGEDYTYGRPSRRSAGVPGAVLPSLRRRPPRVSVVIDTSASVSDTELGSALLEVAAISRAVGGRRDLITVLPCDAAARVAHPLCRAEGIPLVGGGGTDLRSGFARALRMQPRPDVVVVLTDGQTPWPSTQPPCRTVVGLFPRSWDEDDDPHYVPGSPPEWARTVVIGADPGRR, from the coding sequence ATGGTCCCGGACACAGCGATGGCCCCGGACGCACCGGGAACACTGGACCTCGACAAGCTCTTCGCCGCCCGGCTGCAAGCCGTCCGGGCCCGTCCCTACTTGGCGACGGCCCTGTTCGCCCTGGGTGTCGTGGAGTCGCGACGGGTACCGACGATGGCCGTCGACCGGCACTGGCGGTGCTATGTCTCGCCCGGTTTCGTGGACCGGACCCCGGTGGAGGAACTGGCCGGGGTCTGGGTGCACGAGGTGTCGCACCTGCTGCGCGACCACCACGGGCGCAGCGACCGGGTCGCACGGGAGCGCGGGCTGACCGGCCCCGCGGAACGGCTGCGGATGAACATCGCCGCCGACTGCGAGATCAACGACGACGTGTTCGGTGAGGGGCTGGCCCGGCCGGAGGGCGTCGTCGATCCGGCCTTCCTGGGGCTCCCCGAGGGCCGGCTCATGGAGGACTACCTGCGCCGGTTCCGGCTCGGGCCGCATACGCAGGACCTGGCCTGGCTGGACTGCGGCAGTGGCGCCGACGGACTGGAGCGGGAGTGGGACCTGGGGCCGGACGGCGCGCACGGCCTCAGCGAGCAGGAACGGGACGCGGTCCGGTTCCGGGTGGCGCAGGGCATCACCGGCCGTCCGGGGAACGCCTCGAAGGGGTGGAAGCGGTGGGCGGAGAAGGCCTTCCACCCGCCGCAGCCGTGGCGGGAGTTGCTGGGTGCGGCGGTACGTTCGGCCACCTCCGGGTCCGGCGCGGGCGAGGACTACACGTACGGCCGCCCGTCGCGGCGCTCGGCCGGTGTGCCCGGCGCCGTGCTGCCGAGCCTGAGGCGCAGACCGCCCCGGGTCTCCGTGGTCATCGACACGTCCGCTTCGGTCAGTGACACCGAACTGGGCAGCGCGCTCCTGGAGGTTGCCGCGATCTCCCGCGCCGTCGGCGGCCGTCGCGACCTGATCACCGTCCTTCCGTGCGACGCGGCGGCCCGGGTCGCGCATCCGCTGTGCCGTGCCGAGGGAATCCCGCTGGTGGGCGGCGGGGGCACGGATCTGCGCTCAGGCTTCGCCAGGGCCCTCCGGATGCAGCCGCGGCCCGATGTCGTCGTGGTCCTGACCGATGGCCAGACCCCCTGGCCGAGCACACAGCCGCCGTGCCGGACGGTGGTGGGCCTGTTCCCCCGGTCGTGGGACGAGGACGACGATCCCCACTACGTCCCGGGCTCCCCGCCCGAGTGGGCGCGAACGGTCGTCATCGGCGCGGATCCCGGGAGGCGGTGA
- a CDS encoding protein kinase, with the protein MVGATGPIRTGVVLAGGRYRIEEQVGQGGMAAVHKAHDTALNRTVAVKTMLPALAHDEQYRARFRREARTAARLSHPCVVAVHDTGEERFEDERLIPYLVMEFVRGATLSALLAEYAASGRAMTLDRALALTAEVLSALTASHAAGIVHRDIKPSNVVVADDGAVKVMDFGIARALDVSGPGSGGTVLTATGGLIGTPHYMSPEQFEGRRAIDGRSDLYAVGVMLFQLISGQLPFDGDSHISIGYQHATTAAPTLASVGVGVPETVEALVARALEKNPGDRFQDAHAMRARIEYVREQISHAVTQADAARFVPTSAPTAVVTSTDPVPPPPAEPARPRPADTGRGGDFPPGSTTAPVPPAEGRSHGVGAVPGPARTSAQKNEAARKKKAAQRLCGAYLLLVPVFLLQAAPDYLAFVALMGAVWGIRLTARGGSSRPGQQRGVSFAVLQVAAIVPLSGHFLLVIVSLARLVSAVSGES; encoded by the coding sequence GTGGTGGGCGCGACCGGACCGATCCGGACAGGTGTGGTGCTGGCGGGCGGGCGCTACCGCATCGAGGAGCAGGTCGGCCAGGGCGGTATGGCTGCCGTTCACAAGGCGCACGACACGGCGCTGAACCGGACGGTCGCCGTCAAGACCATGTTGCCCGCCCTGGCCCACGACGAGCAGTACCGGGCGCGGTTCCGACGTGAGGCCCGGACGGCGGCCAGGCTCAGCCACCCCTGCGTGGTCGCGGTGCACGACACGGGGGAGGAGCGGTTCGAGGACGAACGGCTGATTCCCTACCTCGTGATGGAGTTCGTGCGCGGTGCCACGCTGAGCGCGCTGCTCGCGGAGTACGCGGCTTCCGGCCGGGCCATGACGCTCGACAGGGCCCTTGCACTGACCGCGGAGGTGCTCTCCGCGCTGACGGCCAGTCACGCCGCGGGAATCGTGCACCGTGACATCAAGCCCTCCAACGTCGTCGTGGCCGACGACGGTGCGGTCAAGGTGATGGACTTCGGTATCGCTCGCGCACTGGACGTGTCGGGGCCGGGGTCGGGAGGGACCGTACTGACAGCCACCGGTGGCCTGATCGGAACTCCCCACTACATGTCCCCCGAGCAGTTCGAAGGCCGTCGGGCGATCGACGGCAGATCCGATCTGTACGCGGTGGGCGTCATGCTGTTCCAGCTGATCAGCGGTCAGTTGCCCTTCGACGGCGACTCGCACATCTCCATCGGCTACCAGCACGCCACCACGGCGGCACCCACCCTGGCATCCGTGGGGGTCGGGGTGCCGGAGACGGTCGAGGCGCTGGTGGCCCGCGCGCTGGAGAAGAATCCGGGGGACCGGTTCCAGGACGCACACGCGATGCGCGCGCGGATCGAGTACGTACGGGAACAGATCAGCCACGCGGTGACGCAGGCGGACGCCGCCCGGTTCGTGCCGACGTCGGCGCCGACGGCCGTGGTCACGTCGACGGATCCCGTTCCTCCACCACCGGCCGAGCCGGCCCGGCCCAGGCCCGCGGACACGGGCCGAGGCGGTGACTTCCCACCGGGGTCGACCACCGCGCCCGTACCGCCTGCCGAGGGACGCAGCCACGGAGTCGGCGCGGTTCCCGGCCCGGCGCGGACGTCGGCGCAGAAGAACGAGGCGGCGCGGAAGAAGAAGGCGGCGCAGCGTCTGTGCGGGGCATACCTTCTGCTTGTTCCGGTCTTTCTGCTCCAGGCCGCTCCGGACTACCTGGCGTTCGTTGCGTTGATGGGCGCCGTATGGGGGATCCGGCTCACGGCCAGGGGCGGTTCGTCCCGTCCGGGGCAACAGCGCGGCGTCTCGTTCGCCGTTCTCCAGGTGGCGGCGATCGTGCCTCTCTCGGGACATTTCCTGTTGGTCATCGTGTCGCTCGCCCGATTGGTCTCGGCCGTGTCCGGCGAGAGCTGA
- the fxsT gene encoding FxSxx-COOH system tetratricopeptide repeat protein has translation MTASRDGRIVTFYSYKGGTGRTMALANTAWILAANGKRVLAVDWDLEAPGLHRFFHPFLDPSTLGATTGVIDLITEYAWAATSPVQRADDWHRDYARIQPHAVSLTPEALGWEFPQGGTLDFVSAGRQNREYSATVSTFDWDNFYDRLGGGHFFDALRDDMKANYDYVLIDSRTGLSDIADICTVHLPDVLVDCFTLSDQSIDGAASVARQISERYTGRPISIFPVPMRIDEGEKEKADAGRALARLKFDRLPRDLSGDELTAYWGAVEIPYRPYYAYEETLATFGDEAGLTNSLLSAFERLTSVITDQQITSMPPVGEEVRLRIRDAFTRRRPALPADLFLSYVAENRMWADWIESVLTRAGFRVVPRDVSAERETAEPTEITTENATRTVVLLSSAYLKSQRAVNLWDRAVAEDPGGGRRHLLPLRVGDVRLSAPYIDRNPVDLFRLDEVHATAALLRALDRPVQLTDAVSPGPRFPGTVPRIWNAPPRNPGFTGRSLVLERMRDQLGGGMAVVLPQPQTLYGLGGVGKTQVALEYVHRFMADYDLVWWISSEQTDDVVAALAELAVRLGAQGGDDMAAASQEAVDLLRRGVPSDRWLLVFDNADDPERLRRYFPQGGSGHILVTSRNQAWSQHGDALPVDVFLREESIEHLQRRAPGLSDEDAAQVATAVGDLPLAVEQAAAWIAETATPIDTYLEQLARQAPEVLALNQPAGYPEPVAATWNISIQRLKERSPAAVRLLQLCAFFAPEPISGNLLYSKEMIDALKPYDASLQEKLVLGRVIREIGRFALAKVDQVSNSIQVHRLVQAVIRAQLSEEEQRDARHAVHRILAGARPDDENEPIDNPASWTQFATIWPHLGPSDARNCKEPEARRLLIDRVRYLWKRGDFRTAAALGEELRALWKETLGERDIQYLYLCFHLANVYRSRGRYVEAKELDEITLTMQQEVLGPEHPHTYMSTSSLATDLGTLGEYTRAIELATEATDGFNQIFHDSHPRTLAAANNLAFTLRSIGQYARAREIDQDVFDKRVEVLGAEHPYSLSSAMNLARDLRDVGRYEDAVGILSRTYDSYKATLGRAFPGTLSAAKSLAVSLRRAGRLEDARRLTVATRARYRAKYTAANPESLACDLNMAADLYAAGETTEARNTAQEVVDQYMKVPGEKHPYTLAALNNLGVYQLGAGEVEESERVLTRVVASMREVYGPEHPNTLFCVMNLANATAETGNLDIVLETERKVAGQLRRVLGAHHPETLAMKSNMAVTLDAMGRKDEAMRLRAESAEELSRQLGEDHPMSRIARDERRFERELEPMAV, from the coding sequence ATGACGGCCAGTCGTGACGGGCGCATCGTCACCTTCTACTCGTACAAGGGCGGCACCGGGCGCACCATGGCCCTGGCCAACACCGCCTGGATACTCGCCGCCAACGGAAAACGGGTACTGGCCGTCGACTGGGACCTGGAGGCGCCGGGGCTCCACCGGTTCTTCCACCCGTTCCTCGACCCCTCGACACTCGGTGCCACCACCGGCGTCATCGATCTGATCACCGAGTACGCGTGGGCCGCGACCAGCCCCGTCCAGCGCGCCGACGACTGGCACCGCGACTACGCGCGTATCCAGCCGCACGCCGTCTCCCTCACCCCCGAGGCACTCGGCTGGGAGTTCCCGCAGGGCGGCACGCTCGACTTCGTCTCCGCCGGGCGGCAGAACCGCGAATACTCCGCGACCGTCTCCACCTTCGACTGGGACAACTTCTACGACCGCCTCGGCGGCGGCCACTTCTTCGACGCCCTGCGCGACGACATGAAGGCCAACTACGACTACGTCCTCATCGACAGCCGGACCGGCCTCAGCGACATCGCCGACATCTGCACCGTCCACCTCCCCGATGTCCTCGTCGACTGCTTCACGCTCAGCGACCAGTCCATCGACGGCGCCGCCTCCGTCGCCCGGCAGATCTCCGAGCGCTACACCGGCCGCCCCATCTCCATCTTCCCCGTCCCGATGCGCATCGACGAGGGCGAGAAGGAGAAGGCGGATGCCGGACGGGCGCTGGCCCGGCTGAAGTTCGACCGGCTGCCGCGCGACCTGTCCGGGGACGAACTCACCGCCTACTGGGGTGCGGTGGAGATTCCGTACCGCCCCTACTACGCCTACGAGGAGACCCTCGCGACCTTCGGCGACGAGGCGGGCCTCACCAACTCCCTGCTCTCCGCCTTCGAACGGCTCACCTCCGTCATCACCGACCAGCAGATCACCTCGATGCCACCGGTCGGCGAAGAGGTACGGCTGCGCATCCGTGACGCGTTCACCAGGCGCAGGCCCGCGCTGCCGGCCGATCTCTTCCTCAGCTATGTGGCGGAGAACCGGATGTGGGCCGACTGGATCGAATCCGTACTCACCCGGGCCGGTTTCCGTGTCGTACCGCGCGATGTGTCCGCCGAGCGGGAGACCGCCGAGCCGACGGAGATCACCACCGAGAACGCGACCCGCACCGTGGTGCTGCTCTCCAGCGCCTACCTCAAGTCGCAGCGCGCGGTGAACCTCTGGGACCGGGCCGTCGCGGAGGACCCCGGCGGCGGCCGACGTCATCTGCTGCCGCTCAGGGTCGGTGACGTACGGCTGTCCGCGCCCTACATCGACCGCAACCCCGTCGACCTCTTCCGGCTCGACGAGGTGCACGCCACCGCCGCCCTGCTGCGCGCCCTGGACCGGCCCGTACAGCTCACCGACGCCGTGTCGCCGGGACCGCGCTTCCCGGGCACCGTCCCCAGGATCTGGAACGCTCCGCCGCGCAACCCCGGTTTCACCGGCCGCTCCCTGGTCCTGGAACGGATGCGCGACCAGCTCGGCGGCGGCATGGCCGTCGTGCTGCCGCAGCCGCAGACCCTGTACGGACTCGGCGGCGTCGGCAAGACCCAGGTCGCCCTGGAGTACGTGCACCGCTTCATGGCCGACTACGACCTGGTCTGGTGGATATCGTCCGAGCAGACCGACGACGTGGTGGCCGCGCTCGCCGAGCTCGCGGTCCGGCTGGGCGCCCAGGGCGGCGACGACATGGCGGCGGCCTCCCAGGAGGCCGTGGACCTGCTGCGGCGCGGTGTGCCCTCGGACCGCTGGCTGCTGGTCTTCGACAACGCCGACGACCCCGAACGGCTCCGGCGCTACTTCCCGCAGGGCGGTTCCGGCCACATTCTGGTCACCTCGCGGAACCAGGCCTGGTCCCAGCACGGCGACGCCCTGCCCGTCGACGTCTTCCTGCGCGAGGAGTCCATCGAACACCTTCAGCGCCGGGCCCCGGGGCTGAGCGACGAGGACGCAGCCCAGGTGGCCACCGCGGTCGGTGACCTGCCGCTGGCCGTCGAACAGGCGGCGGCCTGGATCGCGGAGACCGCCACTCCGATCGACACCTATCTGGAACAACTGGCCCGGCAGGCCCCGGAGGTCCTGGCGCTCAACCAGCCGGCCGGTTACCCGGAGCCGGTCGCCGCGACCTGGAACATCTCCATCCAACGGCTGAAGGAGCGCTCGCCCGCCGCGGTGCGGCTGCTCCAGCTCTGCGCCTTCTTCGCCCCCGAGCCGATCTCCGGGAACCTCCTGTACAGCAAGGAGATGATCGACGCGCTGAAGCCGTACGACGCCTCGCTCCAGGAGAAGCTGGTGCTGGGCCGGGTCATCCGGGAGATCGGCCGGTTCGCCCTCGCCAAGGTCGACCAGGTCTCCAACTCCATCCAGGTGCACCGGCTCGTCCAGGCCGTCATCCGGGCGCAGCTCAGTGAGGAGGAGCAGCGGGACGCCCGGCACGCCGTCCACCGCATCCTGGCGGGCGCCCGGCCCGACGACGAGAACGAGCCGATCGACAACCCTGCGAGCTGGACGCAGTTCGCCACGATCTGGCCGCACCTCGGCCCGTCCGATGCCCGCAACTGCAAGGAGCCCGAGGCCCGCAGGCTGCTGATCGACCGGGTTCGCTATCTCTGGAAGCGAGGTGACTTCAGGACCGCCGCCGCCCTCGGCGAGGAACTGCGTGCCCTCTGGAAGGAGACGCTGGGGGAGCGGGACATCCAGTACCTCTACCTCTGTTTCCACCTCGCCAACGTCTACCGTTCGCGCGGCCGATATGTGGAGGCGAAGGAGCTCGACGAGATCACCCTGACGATGCAGCAGGAGGTCCTGGGACCGGAGCACCCGCACACGTACATGAGCACCAGCAGCCTGGCGACCGACCTCGGCACGCTGGGTGAGTACACCAGGGCGATCGAGCTGGCGACGGAGGCGACCGACGGGTTCAATCAGATCTTCCACGATTCGCACCCGAGGACCCTGGCGGCGGCCAACAACTTGGCGTTCACCCTGCGGTCCATCGGGCAGTACGCCAGGGCCAGGGAGATCGACCAGGACGTCTTCGACAAGCGGGTCGAGGTGCTCGGCGCGGAGCACCCGTACAGCCTCTCCTCGGCCATGAACCTGGCCCGCGACCTGCGTGACGTCGGGCGGTACGAGGACGCGGTCGGCATCCTCAGCCGCACGTACGACAGCTACAAGGCAACGCTCGGCCGGGCCTTCCCGGGCACGCTGAGCGCGGCGAAGAGCCTCGCGGTGTCGCTGCGCCGGGCGGGCAGGCTGGAGGACGCCCGCAGGCTCACGGTGGCCACCCGTGCCAGGTACCGGGCCAAGTACACAGCCGCCAACCCGGAGTCGCTGGCCTGTGACCTCAACATGGCGGCGGACCTGTACGCGGCGGGCGAGACCACCGAGGCCAGGAACACCGCGCAGGAGGTCGTCGACCAATACATGAAGGTGCCGGGGGAAAAGCACCCGTACACCCTGGCCGCCCTGAACAACCTCGGCGTCTACCAGTTGGGGGCCGGCGAGGTGGAGGAGTCGGAACGGGTACTGACCCGGGTGGTCGCTTCGATGCGCGAGGTGTACGGGCCGGAGCACCCCAACACCCTGTTCTGTGTGATGAACCTGGCCAACGCGACGGCTGAGACGGGCAATCTCGACATCGTGCTGGAAACCGAACGGAAGGTGGCTGGACAGCTCAGGCGTGTCCTCGGGGCACACCACCCGGAGACGCTGGCCATGAAGTCGAACATGGCGGTCACCCTCGACGCGATGGGGCGCAAGGACGAGGCGATGCGGCTGCGGGCGGAATCGGCCGAGGAGCTGTCCCGGCAGCTCGGCGAGGACCATCCGATGAGCCGGATCGCCCGGGACGAGCGCCGGTTCGAGCGTGAACTGGAACCGATGGCGGTATGA
- a CDS encoding competence protein CoiA family protein, whose amino-acid sequence MAESDRRLVQTAVIGSAASGLGIVLPQEADELRRLRRRHPTYSYWCGTQLGGCGNKLSDRLYVDKVCHFAHAPNTSCRRKANGANSADHLFIKQDLARWARRSGVDARAVLRDLGTGPGDAVDFRVRETQSRLAASRSNSAHPETMAEMYGTFGHVLRFRFGTEGVERRIRIRAEGARSSTDWVPLDACAMTPEGLRVGRRIVRLRLSTPGPLWGRLRVLWVDRPVPRPPRDGTPLLKRPLLPGAALRRTLPVGGPPPVRTAGPVRVPARSCGRSNAWWRS is encoded by the coding sequence ATGGCCGAGTCGGATCGTCGGCTGGTGCAGACCGCGGTCATCGGGAGCGCCGCATCGGGCCTGGGCATCGTTCTGCCGCAAGAGGCCGACGAGCTCCGGCGCCTGCGTCGGCGGCATCCGACGTACAGCTATTGGTGCGGCACCCAGCTCGGTGGCTGCGGCAACAAGTTGTCCGACCGGCTCTACGTGGACAAGGTCTGCCACTTCGCCCACGCACCGAACACCTCCTGCCGGCGCAAGGCCAATGGCGCGAACAGTGCGGACCACCTCTTCATCAAGCAGGACCTCGCCCGCTGGGCCCGCAGGAGCGGTGTCGACGCGCGGGCCGTGCTGCGTGATCTGGGTACGGGGCCGGGTGACGCCGTCGACTTCCGGGTCCGTGAAACCCAGTCCAGGCTTGCCGCGTCGCGCTCCAACTCCGCCCACCCGGAGACCATGGCGGAGATGTACGGGACGTTCGGCCACGTACTCCGCTTCCGTTTCGGGACTGAGGGGGTGGAGCGGCGTATCCGGATCAGGGCGGAAGGGGCGCGGAGCAGCACCGACTGGGTGCCGCTCGACGCCTGCGCGATGACGCCCGAGGGCCTGCGGGTTGGGCGACGGATCGTACGCCTCCGCCTCTCCACGCCGGGCCCGTTGTGGGGACGGCTCCGGGTCCTGTGGGTGGACCGGCCGGTGCCGCGGCCCCCGCGGGACGGTACGCCCCTGCTCAAGCGTCCGTTGCTCCCGGGCGCGGCTCTTCGGCGGACGCTCCCGGTCGGCGGGCCGCCGCCGGTGCGGACCGCCGGTCCGGTCCGCGTACCAGCCCGCTCGTGCGGAAGGTCCAACGCCTGGTGGAGGAGCTGA